Within the Candidatus Cloacimonadota bacterium genome, the region TGATCCTCAGGGCAATACGAGTAGTGGTTTAGGGATAGAAAAAGAGCAATTAGACCTACATATTTATGATGTTCTGATCAATAAGGCAGAAGCAAAAGATGCCATCAAAAAGACCTCTATTAAATATTTGGATATCATACCGAGTAATATTGATTTGACAGGTGCTGAGATCGAGTTAGTGAAGGAATTTGCCCGAGAAAACAAATTGAAGGAGGCGCTGAAACCGATCTTAGATAGTTATGAATATATCCTCATCGACTGTCCTCCCTCTTTGGGATTATTAACCATTAATGCCTTAACAGCCAGTACCGATGTTCTAATACCTATCCAATGTGAGTACTATGCTCTGGAGGGGGTTAGTCAATTGTTAAATACGATCAGATTGATCAGGAAGAATTTGAACCCGGACCTCAATATTTTAGGTGTTGTGATGACAATGTATGATAAACGTCTCAATCTATCTTTCCAGGTAGCTAAAGAAGTTCGACGCTACTTTCAAGAGAAGATCTTTGAGACAGTTATTTATAGAAACGTAAAATTAGGTGAAGCTCCAAGCTTTGGAAAACCGATATTTCACTATGATATCAGTTCCATGGGGGCAAAAAATTATCTGCAATTAGCAACGGAAGTATTGGCAAGATGAGTACAAGATTAGGTCGTGGTTTGGATGCATTGATCCCTACTGGTGATGAATCTATAGATCGTTCAACAAGAATTACAACGGTTAAGATAAATAAGATCAAACCAAATCCCTACCAGCCTAGAATGAACATTGATCAAGAAAAACTACAAGAATTAGCAAATTCATTGATTGAGAGCGGAATGATTCAACCGATAATCGTCAATAAAAAAGAGGATTCAGAATATGAGTTGATTGCCGGTGAAAGACGCTTAGAAGCTGCTAAATTAGCCGGTTTTACTGAAGTTCCGGTTATTATACGTTCGGTCTCTCCTAAAGAGCAGTTACAATATGCCTTGATCGAAAACATTCAAAGAGAAAATCTTAACCCGATAGAAGAAGCCAAAGCTTATGAACAGTTACAGAAACAATTTAAGCTAACCCATAATGATATTGCTAAGTATGTAGGAAAAGATCGGAGTACGGTAACTAATTCTATCCGTTTATTAAAACTTGAGCCGACGGTTCAGGAAGCAATCGTCCAAGAGAGATTAACTCAAGGACATGCCAGAGTTCTATTACAACTCAAACCAAGCGAACAACTTTCCTTTGCTAAAGATATAATTCATAAACAACTCTCCGTCAGGCAGACAGAAGTTAAGATTAGCAACTATATAGCTGGCAGGAAGATAGGCAAAAAAGATGTCAATGAAGATAAGAAAAAATATTATGCTAAAATAACTGACTCACTCCAAAAAAGCTTTACTTTGCCGGTAAAGATCAATCCAAAATCAGAGGGTGGTTCGATCACATTCACATTTAAAAGTGACGAGCAATTTCAGAAATTGATCAAGAGATTACTCAATAAAAAGTAGATTTAAAGGGTTAAGAGAGATATGTTCAAAACTGTCCTTATAATACTTGTTATTCTCCTTTTGATTCTATCGGTATACCTCTTGGTAGTTAACAATAAACAATCAATCAAAATCACCCAACAAGAGAGTGACATCGAAGCCCTTAATGTCTATGTTCAATCCCTGAATGATAAATTAAAAAACTATGAACAGGACTCGGAAATTGGTGTTGCTATCCCCAAGACCCAACAGATAAGAGACTTACTAGATAATTACTTGCGCGATCGTAACAAGCGAGATTCTGGGATAGATATAAGCATAAGCACTGAAGAGTTGAGGGAAGATCTGGAAGAATTTCAACTAAGACAGCGATTCATACCTAATCAAATCCCTATAAAAAAGGATTTTGTTGTTAGCCAATCTTTTTCAGAAAATCATAAAGGTATTGATTATGCCGCTCAATTAGGTGCTGAAGTAGTTGCTGCTGCCAGTGGTGTCATTAAATCTAACTATGAAGACAAATATTTCGGAAATGTCATTATCATTGACCATCTTAACCACTATATAACTTTTTACGCCCACCTTGCCAGAACTTTTCATCAAGAGGGTTTCTTTGTAGAGAAAGGTCAAGTTATAGGTTTAGTAGGTAGTACAGGGTTTAGTAAATATCCGCACCTGCATTATGAAGTAATCTATCGAGGAGAAAATTTTAATCCTGAGGATTTAATTGAATAATAAAAAAAAGGAGAATCGTTATGCTCAAGAATCGTAAAGTCGAACTATCAACGATAATCGGAAAAGGGAGTACTATTAAGGGAAATTTACAGATCCATGGTGGTATAAGAATAGATGGTCTCATTGAAGGAACAATAGAAACTGATGGATTTGTTATTATAGGTTCATCAGGAAAAGCTAAGGCAGATATTAAAGCTAAAGAATGCCTTATCTCCGGTGTATTAGAAGGGAATGTTACTGTTTCCGAAACCCTAGAACTCGATAAAACATCTTGGGTTACTGGGGATATAGTAGCCAAAGTACTGACCGTTACTGCCGGAGCAATGATAGTAGGCACTTGTCAGATGGGAGAGAAAAAACCACCAAGACAAGCAAATGTAATCAAGGATGTCTCTTCCGGTAATGAAGAATCTGCTAAAAAAGCTACAAATTAAAGATCCTGAAATACTTCAGGGTTTATCATTAATCGGTCATTTAGGACTGAATGTCGTCATTTCATTACTCATCTTCTTTTTTCTCTTTCTCTGGTTGGATCGAAAACTACAAACAGGAAATATTCTATTGATCGTAGGGATCATTATCGGGATCTTCTCCGGAGTATATCTTAACTATAGATTTTTAAAACGTTTCTATGACAAAAAACGATAACCTAACTGCCAAATATGTCAGAGAGATTTTATCTATTGTTTTCTTGACAATTATCGCTGCTATTATGTTTTTGCCAACGAGATTCGGTCAGGCAATAGGTTGGATTGCAGGTTCTATAGGTAGCGGACTTAATTTTTATTGGCTTTATTTAAAGGTCAAACGAAGTATAGCCGTTAATCTTCAAGGAGCTCAATTGCAGTCCTTTAAAGGATTCTATCTCCGATATCTTTTTCTGACTATATACTCAGTATTAGTAGTTGTTTTGCTGAAACCGGATATCATAATTTTCGGGTTGGGATTGGTTAGTGTTCAGATAGTAATCTATCTACACTATTTTATCGGTTTGTTAAGAACTGGGCAGAGAGAGAAGGAAGATGAAAATTGAGTTTAGTTTAACAGAACAGTGTAGTAAGGAATGTTGAGATGACAAAGAAGAAATTGATCAGATTGTTTCTTATTTTCTTGGTTATTCAAGCGATCCTGTCTATTGGTCTCGATTATAAACTCAATATCGGCATAAACCCTGAAAAAGGTAGATTTGCAATCTGGAATACACCCCATCCAATGACAATACAAGATCGTATTATTGAAGAATTTATGCCTGATCAGTATGTACGTGATAAGGGAATAACACCCAAAATTTATGGCAGTGAGAAACTCTACAACTTTTTCGCATATTTCTTTAATGATAATGCTCTGAATGCTTTCTCTCTATTAAGAATGATCTTTATTCTGAACTGTATATTGATAGTTATTGCTCTGCTTATCCGTCAGAATCTCTCACGAATACCTTCCAAACGTCAGGTTCTATTTGAGCTGATACATAGCTTTTTTGAGAATCTAACTTCAGAAACATTGGGTAAGAAATATGCCTATTTTACACCTTATGTTCTAACAATATTTATCTTTATTTGGTCTGCTAATTTCATTGGTGTAGTACCGATCCCCGGCTTTATGGAACCAACCAGAAACATAAATGTTCCTCTCGGAATGGGATTGATGGTTGTGGCTGTAGTACATTTTATGGCTATTAAAAAGAAGGGACTATTCCCATATTTGAAAGGGTTTACAGAACCTTTTATTCCATTAGCACCAATAAATGTAGTTGGAGAGTTTTCCAAAGCGATCTCAATATCATTCCGTCTCTTTGGTAATGTTTTGGGTGGGGCAATTATCCTTATTGTAATCTCATCTTTAGTTAGATTTATAATCTTACCAGTCGGTTTGAGTCTGTTCTTTGGACTGTTCATAGGCACTATTCAAGCATTCGTCTTTACTATGCTGGCAATAAGTTACATCGCCGTAGAAATATATGAATAACGGAAAATCGCTTTATGATAGAAAGTGTTGAAATAGTTCGTATTGCTACTTATTTAGGGGCTGCAGTTAGCGTCTCACTTGCCTCTATCAGTGCAGGTTTTGGAGAAGGTTATACAGCCGGCTTAGCTAATTATGCTTTAATGAAGCAACCTCAGACCAGCGACCAGATGTCCCGTTCTATGTTGGTTAGTCAAGCAGTTACTGAAACGGGAGCAATATTTTCACTCGTCATAGCACTCTTATTGCTCTTTGGAGGTGTTGACAGAGGCAGTGTAGGATTAGTTAAAGCGGCAGCTATCTTAGCTTCCGGTTTAGCAATGGGTTTAGGGAGTGTCGGTCCCGGGTTCGGTTCCGGATACACTGGTGGATACGCCTGCCTTGCTTTGAGCAGAATGCCTAAAAAACATAATGAAATTACAGGAAATATGCTTATTGGTCAAGCATTGGCTCAGGCGAGCTCTATCTTTGCACTTGTCGTTGCCCTACTACTTATTTATGCGATCCCTGATTTTGAGGGTTTGGATCTATCTCAACAGATTGTCAGAGCAGTATCTTACATCGGAGCAGGTCTCTGTATCGGATTTGGTACTCTCGGTCCCGGTTCTGCTATAGGTTATGTAGCAGGCAGGGCAAGTGATATGATCGGTCGTTATCCTCGCGAGAGGACATTAATAATGAGAACCATGTTTGTTGGTGCCGCAGTTACGGAATCAACAGCTATATATTCGTTAGTAATCGCATTTCTATTAATGTATGCACTTTAAATATTATTGGAGGTAAAATGGAATTCGAATTAATCGCCAAAGCAGCAGCTTTCTTAGGTGCAGGGATTTGCATGGGTATCGGAGCATTAGGACCCGGATTGGGTGAAGGTTATGTTGCCGGTAAAGCATGTGAAGGTATTGCTCGTTCTCCTGAAAATTCAGCACTCTTGACCAGAACAATGTTATTAGGTCAGGCAGTATCCGAATCTACAGGTATCTACTCCCTGGTTATTGCTCTTTTACTTATTTTCTCAACCTAATTTGAGCATTAAGAAGCAGAAATCTTAAATCAAGTCATCCCTTGGGGTGACCCAGAACTGAGGAGTAATAAGTAAATGATAAGTATTGATTATTCATTAATCATTGTTATCTTGAATTTCGTACTTTTACTGATCATCTTGAACAAGATACTCTACAAGCCGATCAAACAGTTTCTCGTAGAGAGGCAAAGCAGTATAGCCACTGACCTAGAGCAGGCAGAGAAATCTAAGATAGAGGCAGAAGAACTCGTTAAGAAACAAGAAGAGGAGTTCAAAGAATCTGCCTATGAGATTAGAAAGTTAAAAGAACAGGCAAAAAAAGATGCCGAAATGAAAGGTGACGAGATAATCAAAGAGGCACGTGACAGAGAGAAGGTAATATTAGCCGATACAGAAAAACAGCTTGCCCATGAAAAGCAGAAAGTACTGCATGAAATAGAAGGAGAGCTGGGAGAGAGAATTACCTCTTTGACCACTACTATTATCGGTAAACATATTGATGAAAAGATAGATGCTGAAATGATTGAACGTCTCTTGGAAGAAGAACGGAGCAAGAAGAAGTGAAGATTCGACTGTTAGCCAGACGTTATGCTCAGGCATTCATCGACAACATCTCTGAACGAGATTTTGATACTATTTTCGATGACATCAAAACAATCCGATCTTTTATTGAAGAATACCCGCAGATAGTAAAAATTCTCCAATCGATATTAACTCCAAAGAAGAAAAAGATAGAATTATTAGATGCTTTGGCAGCTGAGAATCAATCTGAAGGTTTAGCTTTAAAACAGCGAAAGTATTGGCGAGGATTATTGAATGTCTTAATAGTTAAACACAGGATACAAATTCTTGTAGAGACAATTGATGAGATCGAAAGATTGCTGCTTCAGCGACAGAATAAAGCAAAAATCACTCTGTTTCTCTCCCGAGAACATGCATCAGATGTAGCAAAAAAAGTAATAGATTATGTAAGCAATATAACCGGCAAAGAATTGATACCACAGACAGTAATCAACCCGGATATAATTGGCGGTTTTGTTGCCACAGTTGATTCATTGAGAGTAGATGGATCAGTTAAACACA harbors:
- a CDS encoding ParB/RepB/Spo0J family partition protein; translated protein: MSTRLGRGLDALIPTGDESIDRSTRITTVKINKIKPNPYQPRMNIDQEKLQELANSLIESGMIQPIIVNKKEDSEYELIAGERRLEAAKLAGFTEVPVIIRSVSPKEQLQYALIENIQRENLNPIEEAKAYEQLQKQFKLTHNDIAKYVGKDRSTVTNSIRLLKLEPTVQEAIVQERLTQGHARVLLQLKPSEQLSFAKDIIHKQLSVRQTEVKISNYIAGRKIGKKDVNEDKKKYYAKITDSLQKSFTLPVKINPKSEGGSITFTFKSDEQFQKLIKRLLNKK
- a CDS encoding F0F1 ATP synthase subunit delta, producing the protein MKIRLLARRYAQAFIDNISERDFDTIFDDIKTIRSFIEEYPQIVKILQSILTPKKKKIELLDALAAENQSEGLALKQRKYWRGLLNVLIVKHRIQILVETIDEIERLLLQRQNKAKITLFLSREHASDVAKKVIDYVSNITGKELIPQTVINPDIIGGFVATVDSLRVDGSVKHNLEKFKKVKKS
- a CDS encoding AtpZ/AtpI family protein produces the protein MKNLLKKLQIKDPEILQGLSLIGHLGLNVVISLLIFFFLFLWLDRKLQTGNILLIVGIIIGIFSGVYLNYRFLKRFYDKKR
- a CDS encoding M23 family metallopeptidase; this translates as MFKTVLIILVILLLILSVYLLVVNNKQSIKITQQESDIEALNVYVQSLNDKLKNYEQDSEIGVAIPKTQQIRDLLDNYLRDRNKRDSGIDISISTEELREDLEEFQLRQRFIPNQIPIKKDFVVSQSFSENHKGIDYAAQLGAEVVAAASGVIKSNYEDKYFGNVIIIDHLNHYITFYAHLARTFHQEGFFVEKGQVIGLVGSTGFSKYPHLHYEVIYRGENFNPEDLIE
- a CDS encoding polymer-forming cytoskeletal protein, with amino-acid sequence MLKNRKVELSTIIGKGSTIKGNLQIHGGIRIDGLIEGTIETDGFVIIGSSGKAKADIKAKECLISGVLEGNVTVSETLELDKTSWVTGDIVAKVLTVTAGAMIVGTCQMGEKKPPRQANVIKDVSSGNEESAKKATN
- a CDS encoding ATP synthase subunit I, which encodes MTKNDNLTAKYVREILSIVFLTIIAAIMFLPTRFGQAIGWIAGSIGSGLNFYWLYLKVKRSIAVNLQGAQLQSFKGFYLRYLFLTIYSVLVVVLLKPDIIIFGLGLVSVQIVIYLHYFIGLLRTGQREKEDEN
- a CDS encoding AAA family ATPase: MKKIIAIVNQKGGVGKTTTAVNLASAMGLYERKTLLIDFDPQGNTSSGLGIEKEQLDLHIYDVLINKAEAKDAIKKTSIKYLDIIPSNIDLTGAEIELVKEFARENKLKEALKPILDSYEYILIDCPPSLGLLTINALTASTDVLIPIQCEYYALEGVSQLLNTIRLIRKNLNPDLNILGVVMTMYDKRLNLSFQVAKEVRRYFQEKIFETVIYRNVKLGEAPSFGKPIFHYDISSMGAKNYLQLATEVLAR
- a CDS encoding ATP synthase F0 subunit C, whose protein sequence is MIESVEIVRIATYLGAAVSVSLASISAGFGEGYTAGLANYALMKQPQTSDQMSRSMLVSQAVTETGAIFSLVIALLLLFGGVDRGSVGLVKAAAILASGLAMGLGSVGPGFGSGYTGGYACLALSRMPKKHNEITGNMLIGQALAQASSIFALVVALLLIYAIPDFEGLDLSQQIVRAVSYIGAGLCIGFGTLGPGSAIGYVAGRASDMIGRYPRERTLIMRTMFVGAAVTESTAIYSLVIAFLLMYAL
- the atpF gene encoding F0F1 ATP synthase subunit B, giving the protein MISIDYSLIIVILNFVLLLIILNKILYKPIKQFLVERQSSIATDLEQAEKSKIEAEELVKKQEEEFKESAYEIRKLKEQAKKDAEMKGDEIIKEARDREKVILADTEKQLAHEKQKVLHEIEGELGERITSLTTTIIGKHIDEKIDAEMIERLLEEERSKKK
- the atpB gene encoding F0F1 ATP synthase subunit A is translated as MTKKKLIRLFLIFLVIQAILSIGLDYKLNIGINPEKGRFAIWNTPHPMTIQDRIIEEFMPDQYVRDKGITPKIYGSEKLYNFFAYFFNDNALNAFSLLRMIFILNCILIVIALLIRQNLSRIPSKRQVLFELIHSFFENLTSETLGKKYAYFTPYVLTIFIFIWSANFIGVVPIPGFMEPTRNINVPLGMGLMVVAVVHFMAIKKKGLFPYLKGFTEPFIPLAPINVVGEFSKAISISFRLFGNVLGGAIILIVISSLVRFIILPVGLSLFFGLFIGTIQAFVFTMLAISYIAVEIYE
- the atpE gene encoding ATP synthase F0 subunit C, which translates into the protein MEFELIAKAAAFLGAGICMGIGALGPGLGEGYVAGKACEGIARSPENSALLTRTMLLGQAVSESTGIYSLVIALLLIFST